From a single Candidatus Izimaplasma bacterium HR1 genomic region:
- the hcnB_2 gene encoding Hydrogen cyanide synthase subunit HcnB produces the protein MKNYDLVIIGGGPAGLSAAKIAAEAGVKSLIIERDFKVGGQLVKQTHMFFGSEKQYAKTRGINIAKILINDVLRFEELVDVMTNTTVVGLYNDNVITILHDEKYSKIQAKAIIIATGASEKFLSFENNDLPGIYGAGAVQTLMNVNGVLPGESVVMVGSGNIGLIVSYQLMQAGVKVKAVLEAAPTIGGYKVHASKLKRLGVDILTSTSIKRAIGKDTLEKVITTKLDKNWNPIKGTENEIETDVLCISVGLSPLSSLLSMIDTEMKYVPYLGGLVPVIDCNHETSTENIFVAGDVCGVEEASSAIVEGYLTGLIVSERLGFEHSQYTELYKDYKAQLENLRSGPFGEKTRLGLQELRGECDAK, from the coding sequence ATGAAAAACTATGATCTAGTAATAATAGGGGGAGGACCTGCTGGTTTAAGTGCTGCTAAAATAGCTGCGGAAGCAGGAGTCAAATCTTTAATCATTGAAAGAGATTTTAAAGTCGGAGGACAATTAGTAAAACAAACACATATGTTTTTTGGAAGTGAAAAGCAATATGCTAAAACAAGAGGAATTAATATCGCTAAAATATTAATTAATGATGTTTTAAGGTTTGAAGAATTAGTTGATGTTATGACTAATACTACAGTTGTGGGACTGTATAATGATAATGTAATTACGATTTTACATGACGAAAAGTACTCGAAAATTCAGGCGAAAGCAATTATTATTGCTACTGGAGCAAGTGAAAAATTCTTAAGCTTTGAAAATAATGATTTACCAGGTATCTATGGAGCTGGAGCTGTTCAAACACTTATGAACGTTAATGGTGTTTTACCAGGTGAAAGTGTTGTAATGGTAGGTAGTGGTAATATTGGATTGATTGTTAGTTATCAACTAATGCAAGCAGGAGTAAAAGTAAAAGCAGTTTTAGAAGCAGCTCCAACTATTGGAGGATACAAAGTACATGCTTCAAAACTAAAAAGGCTTGGTGTTGATATTTTAACAAGCACTTCAATTAAAAGAGCGATAGGAAAAGATACATTAGAAAAAGTAATAACAACAAAACTTGATAAAAATTGGAATCCAATCAAAGGGACTGAAAATGAAATAGAAACTGATGTTCTTTGTATTAGTGTTGGACTTAGTCCTTTATCAAGTTTATTGAGTATGATTGATACAGAAATGAAGTATGTTCCATATTTAGGAGGATTAGTACCAGTCATTGATTGCAACCATGAAACAAGTACTGAAAATATTTTTGTTGCTGGAGATGTTTGTGGTGTCGAAGAGGCTAGCAGTGCTATAGTTGAAGGTTATTTAACAGGGTTAATCGTTAGTGAAAGACTAGGGTTTGAACACTCTCAGTACACCGAATTATATAAGGATTATAAAGCTCAGTTAGAAAATTTAAGAAGTGGACCTTTTGGTGAAAAAACAAGATTAGGACTACAAGAATTAAGAGGTGAATGTGATGCTAAGTAA
- the rsxB_2 gene encoding Electron transport complex subunit RsxB gives MLSKQGTPTIEQVKSRFPNREVLIKPKAITECYESIPCNPCSTSCPFDAIHIGEDINTPPTVDFDKCSGCSVCVYNCPGLAIFTVQEKEDHMQFKIPYEFVPYPENNEEVYAINRNGDIIGDAVIKRTQISDKQDKTALLTVKVSKELLYEFITIRRKI, from the coding sequence ATGCTAAGTAAGCAAGGGACACCAACGATAGAGCAGGTTAAGTCACGTTTCCCAAATAGAGAGGTACTAATTAAACCAAAAGCAATCACTGAATGTTATGAAAGTATACCTTGTAATCCGTGTAGTACAAGTTGTCCATTTGATGCTATCCATATTGGAGAAGATATAAATACTCCACCAACTGTTGATTTTGATAAATGTAGCGGATGTTCAGTATGTGTTTATAATTGCCCTGGACTAGCAATTTTTACGGTCCAAGAAAAAGAAGACCACATGCAATTTAAAATACCATATGAATTCGTACCTTACCCAGAAAACAATGAAGAAGTTTATGCGATTAACCGTAATGGAGACATTATCGGTGATGCAGTAATTAAAAGAACTCAGATTTCTGACAAACAAGACAAGACAGCCTTATTAACTGTGAAGGTTTCTAAAGAATTACTTTATGAATTTATCACAATAAGGAGAAAAATATGA
- the hcnB_1 gene encoding Hydrogen cyanide synthase subunit HcnB: protein MNKKDIIICRCEDVTLDDLHKIFEEGYTTFEDIKRILRVGMGPCQGNTCQLLVQREIAKFLKKPLKSIETHKIRPLITGVKLKSIVENAIDES from the coding sequence ATGAATAAAAAAGATATAATAATATGCCGTTGTGAAGATGTAACTTTAGACGATCTTCATAAAATATTTGAAGAGGGTTATACTACATTTGAAGATATCAAACGAATCTTACGTGTTGGTATGGGTCCTTGTCAAGGTAATACATGTCAGTTATTAGTTCAAAGAGAAATAGCTAAGTTCTTAAAGAAACCACTTAAATCAATAGAAACCCATAAAATTAGACCACTAATTACAGGAGTCAAACTTAAATCAATTGTGGAGAACGCAATAGATGAAAGCTAA
- the soxB gene encoding Sarcosine oxidase subunit beta codes for MKANIVIIGGGISGVAIAYNLAKKGVKGIIVFDDNYMNGGATGRCGAGVRQQWGTKGNCIMAKMSVDFFEKAQVELKYHRDIEFKQEGYLIVAVNKEEDEKFTKNVKLQNSVGIPSRKLTVEEALEIVPHLNKDVMVSATFCPTDGHLNPFLMTDAYYHAAKRLGVKFYYREKVLDIVVKNNKITKVITENYQVETNKVVNAAGGFSYEVGQLAGVDIPVYSENHEILVTEPIEKIQGPMVISFNKNIYCQQVPHGSFIMGRSGKNVPHNHDIHSTHQFLDEMAKTAVELLPPLGDLRVIRQWGGSYNCSPDRQPILGDTDQLDGYYLAVGFSGHGFMFAPMTGLLLAEVIMKQPTTIDLKDLHIDRFKNNRETDYEHSVV; via the coding sequence ATGAAAGCTAATATAGTAATTATTGGTGGGGGAATTAGTGGTGTTGCCATCGCATATAATCTAGCTAAAAAAGGTGTTAAAGGTATAATCGTATTTGATGATAATTATATGAACGGCGGAGCTACTGGTAGATGTGGCGCTGGTGTCCGACAACAATGGGGGACAAAAGGAAATTGCATCATGGCGAAGATGAGTGTAGATTTCTTTGAAAAAGCTCAAGTAGAACTAAAATATCATCGTGATATAGAATTTAAACAAGAAGGATATTTAATCGTTGCAGTAAATAAAGAAGAGGATGAGAAATTTACGAAAAACGTTAAACTTCAAAATAGTGTAGGAATACCATCTAGAAAACTAACAGTAGAAGAAGCTCTAGAAATAGTTCCTCACCTAAATAAAGATGTAATGGTAAGTGCAACATTTTGTCCAACAGATGGACATCTAAATCCATTCTTAATGACAGATGCATACTACCACGCTGCAAAGCGACTTGGAGTTAAATTCTACTACCGTGAAAAAGTATTAGATATTGTTGTTAAAAACAATAAGATTACTAAGGTAATTACTGAAAACTATCAAGTTGAAACTAATAAAGTGGTAAATGCAGCTGGTGGATTTAGTTATGAAGTAGGACAATTAGCAGGAGTAGATATTCCTGTCTATAGCGAAAATCATGAAATTCTCGTAACGGAACCAATAGAAAAAATTCAAGGACCAATGGTAATAAGTTTTAACAAAAATATTTATTGCCAACAAGTTCCTCATGGTTCGTTTATTATGGGTCGTAGTGGAAAAAATGTACCACATAATCACGATATTCATTCAACACATCAATTCCTTGATGAGATGGCTAAAACTGCAGTTGAGTTATTACCACCTCTTGGTGATTTACGAGTAATAAGACAATGGGGGGGAAGTTATAACTGTTCGCCCGATCGTCAACCAATTTTAGGAGACACAGATCAGTTAGATGGTTACTATCTTGCTGTTGGATTTAGTGGACACGGATTTATGTTCGCACCGATGACAGGATTATTACTTGCAGAAGTAATTATGAAACAACCAACGACTATTGATCTTAAAGATTTACATATTGATAGATTCAAAAATAATAGAGAAACTGATTACGAACATTCCGTAGTCTAG
- the hndD_2 gene encoding NADP-reducing hydrogenase subunit HndC: MSDRTAKIKVNGMDLEVPLGTTVLEAAKLVGIHIPTLCHLDLCDFGVVNKVASCRVCVVEVEGRNALAPSCAEMVYDGMVINTDTLKAINARRTNMELLLSNHPFDCLTCMKNLDCELQTLAQELNIREIHAKGVKMNYPIDYSSNAIVKDPNKCVMCRRCETMCNDVQTVGVLSGINRGFDAVVGTAFHLDMIDTSCTYCGQCVAVCPTAALTERNDLPSVWRELSRERNHVVVQVAPAVRVAIGEMFGMEPGTISTGKLVTALRRLGFDAVFDTNFGADLTIMEEATELVHRIQHGGTLPMLTSCCPAWVKFFEHQFPDMLDIPSTCKSPQTMLGAIAKTYYAEKVNIPAKNLKVVSIMPCVAKKAESARSELSKEEYLHVDYVLSTREFGHMIKEAGIEFNDLADTEFDNMLGESTGAGAIFGTTGGVIEAAVRTASEMITGETLEKIDFEELRGLEGIREAKVTIGDLELNIGIAHGLGNARKLLESIQRGESKFHAIEIMACPGGCIGGGGQPYHHGNQDVIKKRQAAIYEIDRNTPRRKSHENKMVQKLYKDYLGKPYGEKAHDLLHTCYVPGEKI; this comes from the coding sequence ATGAGTGATAGAACAGCTAAAATAAAAGTAAATGGTATGGATTTAGAAGTACCTTTAGGAACAACAGTTTTAGAAGCAGCTAAACTAGTTGGTATTCATATTCCGACTTTATGTCATTTAGACTTATGTGATTTCGGTGTAGTAAACAAAGTAGCTAGCTGTCGTGTATGTGTTGTTGAAGTAGAAGGTCGTAACGCTCTTGCACCAAGTTGTGCTGAGATGGTTTATGACGGAATGGTTATCAATACAGATACATTAAAAGCGATAAACGCACGTCGTACTAATATGGAATTATTACTAAGTAATCATCCATTTGATTGTTTAACATGCATGAAAAATCTTGATTGTGAATTACAAACATTAGCTCAGGAATTGAATATTCGTGAGATTCATGCCAAAGGTGTCAAAATGAATTATCCAATTGATTACTCAAGTAATGCAATTGTTAAAGATCCTAATAAATGTGTTATGTGTCGTCGTTGCGAGACAATGTGTAACGATGTTCAAACAGTTGGTGTATTAAGTGGAATCAATCGCGGATTTGATGCTGTAGTTGGTACAGCATTCCATCTAGATATGATTGATACTTCATGTACTTACTGTGGACAATGTGTTGCTGTTTGTCCAACTGCAGCGTTAACTGAAAGAAATGATTTACCTTCAGTTTGGAGAGAGTTATCTCGTGAAAGAAATCACGTAGTAGTTCAAGTTGCTCCTGCTGTACGAGTTGCAATTGGTGAAATGTTCGGTATGGAACCAGGGACAATCTCAACAGGTAAATTAGTTACAGCATTAAGAAGACTTGGTTTTGATGCTGTATTTGATACAAACTTTGGAGCAGATTTAACAATTATGGAGGAAGCTACTGAATTAGTTCACAGAATTCAACATGGTGGAACATTGCCGATGCTAACATCTTGTTGTCCAGCATGGGTTAAGTTCTTTGAACATCAGTTCCCTGATATGTTAGACATTCCTTCAACTTGTAAATCACCGCAAACAATGTTAGGTGCAATCGCCAAAACATATTACGCAGAAAAAGTTAATATCCCTGCAAAGAACTTAAAAGTTGTAAGTATAATGCCTTGTGTTGCTAAGAAAGCTGAAAGTGCAAGATCTGAGTTATCTAAAGAAGAATATTTACATGTTGATTATGTTTTATCAACTCGTGAATTCGGACATATGATCAAAGAAGCTGGAATAGAATTTAATGATTTAGCAGATACTGAATTTGATAATATGTTAGGTGAATCAACTGGAGCTGGAGCTATCTTCGGTACAACTGGAGGAGTTATTGAAGCAGCAGTTCGTACTGCATCTGAGATGATAACAGGGGAAACACTAGAAAAAATTGATTTCGAAGAATTACGTGGTTTAGAAGGAATCCGTGAGGCTAAAGTAACAATCGGAGATTTAGAATTAAATATCGGTATTGCTCATGGTTTAGGAAACGCACGTAAATTGCTAGAATCAATCCAACGTGGTGAGTCTAAATTCCACGCTATTGAAATCATGGCTTGTCCGGGTGGATGTATTGGTGGTGGAGGACAACCTTATCATCATGGAAATCAAGACGTAATTAAAAAACGTCAAGCAGCTATATATGAAATTGATAGAAATACTCCTCGACGCAAATCACATGAAAACAAAATGGTTCAAAAGCTCTATAAAGACTATTTAGGTAAACCATATGGTGAAAAAGCACATGATTTACTACATACTTGTTATGTGCCTGGAGAAAAAATTTAA
- the hutI_2 gene encoding Imidazolonepropionase: MLVIKNALLFTVTNENNVLGSIVIENGKILEVGSKVDLKKYKKAEVIDAKGKIVTPGLVDPHCHIGVMEEGIQFEGNDTNEMSGPIYPELRGIDSINPKDMAFEYTYKAGVTSVNTGPGSANIIGGTFTAIKTYGETVDEMIIKEETCMKMALGENPKRVYGTSNKNPGTRMASAALMREWLFKAKDYHKKYNSFINKEKDAKEPPFDMKLHSLMRVYDGMIVKIHAHRADDIMTAIRISNEFDLNVTIDHATEAYMIPRQIKESNTKLIIGPTLGMASKYELVNKSFKSAKVLEDNNIDFAIMTDHPIITLDTTLVQAALFIKEGLSEKTALEALTYTSAKLNGIENRVGSLEVGKDADIVIWDGPLFDIMTRTEVVIIDGKVAHTK, from the coding sequence ATGTTAGTAATTAAAAATGCTTTACTATTTACAGTTACAAATGAAAATAATGTTTTAGGTAGTATCGTTATTGAAAACGGTAAAATCTTAGAAGTAGGTTCAAAAGTAGATTTAAAGAAATACAAAAAAGCAGAAGTGATTGACGCAAAAGGTAAGATTGTAACTCCTGGTTTAGTAGACCCCCACTGTCATATTGGTGTTATGGAAGAAGGAATTCAATTTGAAGGTAATGACACTAATGAAATGAGTGGACCTATCTATCCTGAACTTAGAGGTATCGATAGTATCAATCCTAAGGATATGGCTTTTGAATACACATATAAAGCAGGAGTAACTTCAGTAAATACTGGACCGGGTTCTGCTAACATAATCGGCGGAACATTTACTGCTATTAAAACTTATGGTGAAACAGTAGATGAAATGATAATAAAAGAAGAAACTTGTATGAAAATGGCTTTAGGAGAAAATCCAAAACGTGTTTATGGTACTTCTAATAAAAACCCAGGTACTCGCATGGCAAGTGCAGCTTTAATGAGAGAATGGTTATTTAAAGCCAAAGATTATCATAAAAAATACAACTCATTTATTAACAAGGAAAAAGACGCTAAAGAACCACCATTTGATATGAAATTACATTCGTTAATGCGTGTCTATGACGGAATGATAGTAAAAATTCATGCTCATCGCGCTGATGATATTATGACTGCAATAAGAATTTCTAATGAATTTGATTTAAATGTGACTATTGATCATGCTACTGAAGCATATATGATTCCTAGGCAAATAAAAGAATCCAACACAAAACTAATTATCGGACCTACATTAGGAATGGCCTCAAAATATGAGTTAGTAAATAAATCATTTAAATCAGCAAAAGTATTGGAAGACAATAATATTGATTTTGCTATTATGACAGATCATCCAATTATTACTTTAGATACAACTTTAGTTCAAGCAGCACTTTTCATTAAAGAAGGTTTATCAGAAAAAACAGCACTAGAAGCTCTAACATATACTTCAGCAAAACTAAATGGAATTGAAAATCGTGTGGGGTCTTTAGAGGTTGGTAAAGACGCAGATATCGTAATCTGGGACGGACCATTATTTGATATCATGACAAGAACTGAAGTAGTAATCATTGATGGTAAAGTAGCTCATACTAAGTAA
- the gmk_2 gene encoding Guanylate kinase has translation MLVLVGASASGKTDIAKILIEEYNFKKMVTTTSRKPRQGEVNKVDYNFISKKVFENRMEKDRFLETVCYNNNYYGTPKKGATNDKVLIVEPDGANSIYDCEIKDTVIVLLETEEDTRKERMLERGDNLIETIDRLEKDKEHFDKKNLNHIDFIVNTTEGTQDELALKIYELYRHVVDQENQMSIFDVFRNDEKEKNGDN, from the coding sequence ATGTTGGTTCTAGTTGGTGCTAGTGCTAGTGGTAAAACAGATATTGCGAAAATATTAATTGAAGAATATAACTTCAAAAAGATGGTAACTACTACTAGTAGAAAACCTAGGCAAGGTGAAGTAAACAAAGTTGATTACAACTTTATAAGTAAAAAAGTATTTGAGAACAGAATGGAAAAAGATAGATTTTTAGAGACTGTCTGCTACAACAATAACTATTATGGTACTCCAAAAAAAGGAGCAACTAATGATAAAGTTCTAATCGTAGAACCTGATGGAGCAAATAGTATTTATGACTGCGAGATTAAAGATACTGTAATAGTTCTTTTAGAAACTGAGGAAGACACCAGAAAAGAAAGAATGTTAGAGCGTGGAGATAATTTAATTGAAACAATTGATCGTTTAGAAAAAGATAAAGAGCATTTTGATAAAAAGAATCTTAATCATATAGATTTTATTGTTAATACAACAGAAGGAACTCAAGATGAGTTAGCATTAAAGATTTATGAGTTATATCGACATGTAGTTGATCAAGAAAACCAAATGAGTATCTTTGATGTATTTAGAAATGATGAGAAAGAAAAAAACGGAGACAATTAG
- the rocA gene encoding 1-pyrroline-5-carboxylate dehydrogenase codes for MIYSYKTEPLIDFTNKENLKKYEEGIKTVKSYLGKTYPLIINGKLVESGNLYTSLNPGDHTEVIGHIHQARISDAEEAMKAALEAFSLWKKVPAKMRADVLFKSAAIIRKRKFEFSALMTLEAGKPWPEADADTAEAIDFLEYYGRQMLLLEKADEQTLSRRNLERNEFKYIPLGVAAIITPWNFPLAILAGMTSAAVVAGNTVLLKPAITTQVIAYKFMEVLKEAGLPEGVVNFIPGNGPEIGEYMVKHPKTRFVSFTGSKAVGLSINETAAKPQKGQIWIKRVIAEMGGKDAILVDGDADPEMSAEAIVKSSFGFSGQKCSACSRAIIHEDVYDKIIPLIKKKTEALTYGNPEIFSNFTGPLTDEKAYNKVTSYIEIAKKEGKLLAGGISDKSKGWFVSPTVFTDCSPDSRIMQEEVFGPVLAITKVKTFEEGIKVVNNTEYGLTGACISNNRFHLEQAREEFHVGNLYLNRKCTGAIVGYQPFGGFNMSGTDSKAGGPDYLLLHMQAKSISEWL; via the coding sequence ATGATATATTCTTACAAAACTGAACCATTAATAGATTTTACAAACAAAGAAAATCTTAAGAAGTATGAAGAAGGTATCAAAACTGTTAAAAGTTACTTAGGAAAAACATATCCATTAATTATTAACGGAAAACTTGTTGAAAGTGGAAATTTATATACTTCATTAAATCCAGGAGATCACACAGAAGTAATTGGTCATATTCATCAAGCAAGAATCAGTGATGCTGAAGAAGCAATGAAAGCAGCATTAGAGGCATTTAGTTTATGGAAAAAAGTACCAGCTAAAATGAGAGCTGATGTACTATTTAAATCAGCAGCAATCATAAGAAAACGCAAATTTGAATTTAGTGCTTTAATGACACTTGAAGCAGGTAAACCTTGGCCTGAAGCTGATGCTGATACTGCTGAAGCAATAGACTTCTTAGAATATTACGGAAGACAAATGTTACTTCTAGAGAAAGCTGATGAGCAAACATTGTCACGAAGAAACCTAGAACGTAATGAATTTAAGTATATTCCACTTGGAGTAGCAGCAATCATAACTCCTTGGAACTTCCCATTAGCTATCTTAGCGGGGATGACTTCAGCTGCAGTTGTTGCTGGTAACACAGTATTATTAAAACCGGCTATTACAACTCAAGTTATCGCTTATAAATTTATGGAAGTTCTAAAAGAAGCTGGATTACCTGAAGGTGTAGTTAACTTTATACCTGGAAATGGACCAGAAATTGGTGAGTACATGGTTAAACATCCAAAAACTAGGTTTGTTTCATTCACTGGTTCAAAAGCGGTTGGATTATCAATAAATGAAACTGCAGCTAAACCACAAAAAGGACAAATATGGATTAAACGTGTCATCGCTGAAATGGGTGGTAAAGATGCTATCTTGGTTGATGGAGACGCTGATCCTGAAATGTCAGCAGAAGCCATAGTGAAAAGTTCTTTTGGTTTTAGTGGCCAAAAATGTAGTGCTTGTAGCCGTGCGATAATTCATGAGGACGTTTATGATAAAATTATCCCACTTATTAAGAAAAAAACTGAGGCATTAACATATGGAAATCCCGAAATATTTAGTAATTTCACGGGACCATTAACTGATGAAAAAGCATATAATAAAGTTACTTCATATATTGAAATAGCAAAAAAAGAAGGTAAATTATTAGCTGGGGGAATTAGTGATAAGTCTAAAGGTTGGTTTGTCTCACCGACTGTGTTTACTGATTGCTCACCAGATTCTAGAATAATGCAAGAAGAGGTATTTGGACCAGTTCTTGCTATAACAAAAGTTAAGACATTCGAAGAAGGAATTAAAGTTGTAAACAATACAGAATATGGGTTAACCGGTGCCTGTATTTCAAATAATAGATTTCATTTAGAACAAGCACGTGAAGAATTTCACGTTGGAAACTTATATTTAAACCGTAAATGTACTGGTGCAATTGTTGGATATCAACCATTTGGTGGATTTAATATGAGTGGTACTGATAGTAAAGCTGGAGGACCTGATTACCTATTACTACATATGCAAGCAAAATCAATTAGTGAATGGTTATAA
- the hcnA gene encoding Hydrogen cyanide synthase subunit HcnA yields the protein MRIKDHPILEFKVREEVRFTYNGNLVEGRKGDTIASALHNLGIRKLSHSIEHKRARGFYCAIGNCASCNMIVNNRPNVRTCVTLLEEGMDVKTQDDKGVLYEKL from the coding sequence TTGAGAATAAAAGACCATCCTATCTTAGAGTTTAAAGTTCGAGAAGAAGTTCGCTTTACTTATAATGGTAATCTTGTTGAAGGTCGAAAAGGAGATACAATTGCTTCTGCATTACATAATTTGGGGATCCGAAAACTAAGCCATAGCATTGAGCATAAACGTGCGCGTGGTTTTTATTGTGCGATTGGAAATTGTGCATCATGCAATATGATTGTTAATAACAGACCAAACGTAAGAACATGTGTAACATTGTTAGAAGAAGGCATGGATGTAAAGACTCAGGATGATAAAGGGGTGCTTTATGAAAAACTATGA
- the cshA gene encoding DEAD-box ATP-dependent RNA helicase CshA — MIYENKHIEKSLTEMGFEDFTEIQAKTIPLLKSGVDIIGHSQTGTGKTAAFTLPILESIDYKSDKIQAIVLCPTRELVVQVKREIDKIGKYIPGLKTVSVYGGEPISKQIGFLKRKPQVIIGTPGRTIDHINRKLIRLGNIKFCVLDEADEMLKMGFKEDIETILEATNPERQTVLFSATMPKTIINISKKYMRDAQVVSVVTEEQSNKDITQYYYQVSDKNKVEAVGRLLNVYNPKLTLIFCNTKRKVDDVTRELTKKGYNVDKIHGDLQQTARLHVLNKFHNGVLDILVATDVAARGLDIKNVEAVINYDTPEKAEYYVHRIGRTGRIGNKGYSFTLVSKREVSRLSSIFSFTKADIKKRNIPTPEKVIRVKQEKQIEEIQNIINTENSDAYFEIAYNLLQNNEPEKVVIALLNKLEKRDNSETIRGDINEDFKKGSTRTRSRDGRKKNNQVRFHLNLGTGSGLAPKGLVELISKRTNLQSRDIDDVFLRRGFSYFSTHEKHLDKVMKNMKNFNYSGKRASIQIANDK, encoded by the coding sequence ATGATTTATGAAAATAAACATATAGAGAAATCATTAACAGAAATGGGATTTGAAGACTTTACGGAAATACAAGCCAAAACAATTCCCTTATTAAAATCAGGTGTCGATATAATTGGACACTCACAAACAGGTACCGGTAAAACAGCCGCTTTTACATTACCGATACTAGAATCGATTGATTACAAGAGTGATAAAATTCAAGCAATCGTTTTATGTCCAACACGAGAATTAGTAGTACAAGTTAAAAGGGAAATTGATAAAATTGGGAAATATATTCCAGGTCTAAAAACAGTTTCAGTTTATGGTGGAGAGCCAATCTCAAAACAAATTGGATTCTTAAAAAGAAAACCACAAGTAATTATTGGTACCCCAGGTCGTACAATTGATCATATCAACCGTAAGTTAATCCGTTTAGGTAATATCAAGTTTTGTGTTTTAGATGAAGCTGATGAAATGTTAAAAATGGGCTTCAAAGAAGACATTGAGACTATTTTAGAAGCTACAAACCCTGAAAGACAAACAGTATTATTTAGTGCAACTATGCCTAAAACAATTATAAATATCTCAAAAAAATACATGAGAGATGCTCAAGTAGTAAGTGTTGTTACTGAAGAGCAATCTAACAAGGATATTACACAATATTACTACCAAGTTTCAGATAAAAACAAAGTTGAAGCAGTAGGTAGATTACTAAATGTATATAATCCAAAATTAACTCTAATTTTCTGTAACACAAAACGTAAAGTTGATGACGTTACTAGAGAATTAACTAAAAAAGGTTATAACGTTGATAAAATCCATGGTGATTTACAGCAAACAGCTCGTTTACACGTTTTAAATAAATTCCATAATGGAGTACTAGATATTTTAGTTGCAACTGATGTTGCTGCTAGAGGTTTAGATATTAAAAACGTTGAAGCTGTAATTAACTATGATACACCTGAAAAAGCTGAGTACTATGTTCATAGAATTGGTCGTACAGGACGTATTGGGAACAAAGGGTATTCATTTACATTAGTTAGTAAGAGAGAAGTCTCAAGACTAAGTAGTATATTTTCTTTCACTAAAGCAGATATCAAGAAAAGAAATATCCCAACTCCTGAAAAAGTGATTAGAGTAAAACAAGAAAAACAAATCGAAGAAATTCAAAATATCATAAACACAGAAAATAGTGATGCATATTTCGAAATAGCATATAATTTATTACAAAACAATGAACCTGAAAAAGTAGTAATTGCTTTATTAAATAAATTAGAAAAAAGAGATAATTCAGAAACTATTCGTGGAGATATCAATGAAGACTTCAAAAAAGGTTCAACAAGAACAAGATCTAGAGATGGTAGAAAGAAAAACAATCAAGTTCGTTTCCATCTTAATTTAGGTACTGGTAGTGGATTAGCGCCTAAAGGATTAGTTGAATTAATCTCAAAACGTACTAATCTTCAATCAAGAGATATTGATGATGTATTCCTAAGAAGAGGATTTTCATACTTCAGTACTCATGAAAAACACTTAGATAAAGTAATGAAAAACATGAAAAACTTTAACTACAGTGGAAAAAGAGCTAGTATTCAAATCGCAAACGATAAATAA